In a single window of the Rhineura floridana isolate rRhiFlo1 chromosome 3, rRhiFlo1.hap2, whole genome shotgun sequence genome:
- the LOC133381346 gene encoding uncharacterized protein LOC133381346 produces the protein MEDKKPTASLLQKWSRGPPDAIQVASEGTAVSLLTAGQTLCDLEKRPLSSAVKREEGNRKSYLHSIQLELNEAVKLLPEPTSVSSPFRPSGSSKNLQPEDADESILSGGGQKPPREAAIRLKEAKPYETSELGKSGLPSWMSAWDTAGVCSQTGGPCSGSAPFGPRPLWVRRDPGVDLGGDASQDICVTCLTRQSREKENWNGNWRRREVGPGTNWGDGYFVGTTDTRTPDCPFLFPVEEFVQRPSLRNRGCKFSLSTPKSAIGRGSSSTLCPMWEEAHPVCAVQEEPLDLLRARSLGQITGVAQELSRCRSRGHTAEGASDLSQGQVAEVALDLSRHTFRGQTAEGASDVSRGQAADVALDLSRHRSQGQAAEVALDLSRHRSRGQAAEVALDLSRHRSRGQAAEVALDLSRHRSQGQTAAGASDLSRGQAAEGALDLSQHRSQCQAAEGALDLSRGQRAEGALDLIVEVTLELIPEPDSLRR, from the exons ATGGAGGATAAAAAACCCACAGCTTCCCTTTTACAGAAGTGGTCAAGAGGGCCCCCTGATGCCATTCAG GTGGCATCTGAGGGGACTGCTGTAAGCTTGCTCACAGCAGGCCAGACTCTGTGTGACCTTGAAAAGAGGCCACTGTCCTCAGCAGTCAAGAGAGAAGAGGGAAACAGGAAGTCCTACCTCCACTCGATTCAACTTGAGCTCAATGAAGCTGTGAAACTCCTTCCTGAGCCGACCTCAGTTAGTTCTCCTTTCCGCCCTTCTGGAAGCTCAAAGAACCTGCAAC CGGAAGATGCAGATGAATCCATCTTGTCTGGAGGAGGACAGAAGCCCCCCAGGGAAGCCGCAATACGCCTCAAAGAGGCGAAACCATACGAAACCTCAGAATTGGGAAAGAGTGGCCTGCCTTCTTGGATGTCTGCCTGGGACACTGCTGGGGTTTGCTCCCAGACTGGCGGCCCCTGCAGTGGTAGTGCTCCCTTTGGGCCGAGGCCCCTTTGGGTGAGAAGAGATCCAGGGGTGGATTTGGGGGGTGATGCGAGCCAAGACATTTGTGTGACCTGCCTCACCAGACAgagcagagagaaggaaaactGGAATGGCAATTGGAGGCGAAGGGAAGTAGGCCCAGGGACTAATTGGGGAGATGGGTACTTTGTGGGGACAACAGACACCCGAACCCCGGACTGCCCCTTTTTATTCCCGGTGGAGGAATTCGTGCAGAGGCCCTCTTTAAGGAACAGAGGCTGCAAGTTTAGTCTGTCAACTCCCAAGAGCGCTATTGGGAGGGGCAGCAGTTCCACACTCTGCCCCATGTGGGAGGAAGCTCATCCTGTCTGTGCTGTACAGGAAGAGCCCCTGGACTTATTGAGGGCCAGATCCCTGGGCCAGATAACTGGAGTGGCCCAGGAATTGTCCCGGTGTAGATCCCGGGGCCACACTGCTGAAGGAGCCTCAGACTTATCCCAGGGCCAGGTAGCTGAAGTGGCCCTTGACTTATCACGGCACACATTCCGGGGCCAAACTGCTGAAGGGGCCTCAGATGTATCCCGGGGCCAGGCAGCTGATGTGGCCCTTGACTTATCACGGCACAGATCCCAGGGCCAGGCAGCTGAAGTGGCCCTCGACTTATCACGGCACAGATCCCGGGGCCAGGCAGCTGAAGTGGCCCTCGACTTATCACGGCACAGATCCCGGGGCCAGGCAGCTGAAGTGGCCCTCGACTTATCACGGCACAGATCCCAGGGCCAGACTGCTGCAGGGGCCTCAGACTTATCCCGGGGCCAGGCAGCAGAAGGGGCCCTCGACCTGTCACAGCACAGATCCCAGTGCCAGGCAGCTGAAGGGGCCCTGGACCTGTCCCGAGGCCAGAGAGCTGAAGGGGCCCTGGACTTGATAGTTGAAGTGACCCTGGAGTTGATCCCAGAGCCAGATAGCTTACGGAGGTAG
- the LOC133381343 gene encoding zinc finger protein with KRAB and SCAN domains 8-like isoform X2 — MKMEKDVSDGHTRREELEVIGKTPRVLQDNVGRKPRVDFEGETRLPEALHSGGMLRKASLHQVKEEQEEAVAQCWEAQWQEFLRTVESPHSSWRALQLPEEPTPWDDTKAFLASFEQVAEACQWPKGEWTARLLPALSGEAKLAFHSLEVGDREDYGKVKAIILRWDALTRERWRQHFRHFRYQEAKGPRGVYSQLQELCRQWLKVERHSKEQILELLILEQLLTVLPPEIQSWVREHGPETCAQAVALAEEFLLRQREAERDDNQVFEEEEEETASSSEAGRASSDIMQRQLTMETKQELGDNDGGDSSLLAGKGWMTTDDDEKYLPEDSDLEGPRGTSAWKEEENLSPCYEQDTSSASQEIMECWQKIQLDEEANQSVSCREGLEAPRETTIQIEIDAGDGWESEEEEEVAGISSKRTEHEQLKEILWNRDGPMIEEGNHTGRKKHQSIPCQDGDFYDIPVQQEQAQNIRNKVLDAQWRIHTEAKPDQRLAFGMNFTEGKNLPEFQMLHEEQKPYRCFVCGKCFTRSTNLTSHQRIHTGEKPYGCPDCNKRFSSQSDLIKHKRIHRGEKPYKCFVCGKSFSQGGHLTSHQRIHTGEKPYKCLECGKNFSKNTNLTLHQRIHTGEKPYKCQECGKSFTWNSNLTSHQRIHTGEKPFKCSDCSKSFCNHSTLIKHMRIHTGEKPYKCFACGKSFSQSSSLTAHKRIHTGEKPYKCSECGKSYSKNTNLISHQRIHTVGKLHK, encoded by the exons ATGAAAATGGAAAAGGATGTCTCTGATGGCCATACGCGAAGAGAGGAGTTAGAAGTCATAGGAAAGACCCCTCGTGTCCTCCAGGACAATGTAGGCCGCAAACCTAGGGTGGACTTTGAGGGAGAAACCAGACTTCCTGAAGCACTGCATTCTGGGGGAATGCTCCGAAAAGCATCTCTACATCAGGTGAAGGAAGAACAGGAGGAAGCTGTGGCCCAGTGTTGGGAGGCCCAATGGCAGGAATTCCTAAGGACAGTGGAATCCCCTCACTCCAGTTGGAGAGCCCTACAGTTGCCAGAGGAGCCCACACCATGGGATGACACAAAGGCCTTCCTGGCCTCCTTTGAGCAAGTGGCCGAAGCTTGCCAGTGGCCCAAGGGAGAGTGGACAGCCCGGCTCCTGCCAGCTCTCAGCGGAGAAGCCAAACTGGCCTTCCACAGCCTGGAGGTCGGAGACAGAGAGGATTATGGGAAAGTGAAGGCCATTATCCTGCGCTGGGACGCCCTCACCAGGGAGAGGTGGCGCCAACACTTCAGGCATTTCCGTTACCAGGAGGCCAAGGGGCCCAGAGGGGTTTACAGCCAACTCCAGGAGCTCTGCCGTCAGTGGCTGAAGGTGGAGAGGCACTccaaggagcagatcctggagctGCTGATCCTGGAGCAGCTCCTGACCGTCCTGCCACCAGAGATCCAGAGCTGGGTGAGGGAGCACGGCCCGGAGACCTGTGCCCAGGCGGTGGCCCTAGCGGAGGAGTTCTTGCTGAGGCAGCGAGAGGCTGAGAGAGATGATAACCAG GTatttgaggaggaagaggaggagactgCAAGTTCCTCCGAGGCTGGCAGGGCGTCGTCTGACATCATGCAGAGGCAGCTGACCATGGAAACCAAGCAGGAACTTGGTGACAATGACGGTGGGGATTCCAGCCTGTTGG CAGGCAAAGGATGGATGACCACAGATGATGATGAGAAATACTTGCCGGAAGATTCTGATCTGGAGGGACCACGTGGGACTTCAGCGTGGAAAGAAGAAGAGAATCTTTCTCCTTGTTATGAGCAGGATACTTCATCAGCCAGTCAGGAAATAATGGAGTGCTGGCAGAAAATCCAACTGGATGAGGAAGCAAATCAGTCCGTTTCTTGTAGGGAAGGTCTCGAAGCTCCCAGGGAAACCACAATCCAAATAGAAATTGATGCTG GTGATGGGTGGGAgagtgaggaagaggaggaagtagCTGGGATATCATCCAAAAGAACTGAGCATGAACAGTTGAAAGAGATCCTTTGGAAtcgagatggaccaatgatagAGGAAGGAAACCACACAGGGAGAAAGAAACATCAATCCATTCCTTGTCAAGATGGGGACTTTTATGACAtaccagtccaacaagaacaagCACAAAACATAAGGAACAAGGTCCTTGATGCTCAGTGGAGAATCCACACAGAAGCAAAACCAGATCAAAGGTTAGCATTTGGGATGAACTTTACTGAGGGCAAAAATCTTCCAGAATTTCAAATGCTCCATGAAGAGCAAAAACCTTATAGATGCTTTGTGTGTGGAAAATGCTTCACACGGAGTAcaaaccttacttcacatcaaagaatccacacaggggagaagccatatggcTGCCCAGACTGTAACAAGAGATTTTCTAGTCAGTCAGATCTTATTAAGCATAAGAGAATTCACAGaggagaaaaaccatataaatgttttgtgtgtggaaagagctttagccaAGGTggtcaccttacttcacatcaaagaattcacacaggagagaaaccttataaatgcttggaatgtgggaaaAACTTTAGCAAGAACaccaaccttactttgcatcaaagaattcacacaggagagaaaccatacaaatgtcaagagtgtgggaagagcttcacttGGAATTcaaacctgacctcccatcaaagaatccatacaggggagaaaccatttaaatgctcaGATTGTAGCAAGAGCTTTTGTAATCACTCGACTCTTATTAAACATATgcgaatccacacaggggaaaaaccctataaatgctttgcatgtggaaagagctttagccaGAGCTCAAGCCTTACTGCGCATaagagaattcacactggggagaaaccatataagtgctctgaatgtggaaagagctataGTAAAAATACAAATCTTATTTCAcatcagagaattcacacagTGGGAAAGTTGCACAAGTAA
- the LOC133381343 gene encoding zinc finger protein with KRAB and SCAN domains 8-like isoform X1 — MKMEKDVSDGHTRREELEVIGKTPRVLQDNVGRKPRVDFEGETRLPEALHSGGMLRKASLHQVKEEQEEAVAQCWEAQWQEFLRTVESPHSSWRALQLPEEPTPWDDTKAFLASFEQVAEACQWPKGEWTARLLPALSGEAKLAFHSLEVGDREDYGKVKAIILRWDALTRERWRQHFRHFRYQEAKGPRGVYSQLQELCRQWLKVERHSKEQILELLILEQLLTVLPPEIQSWVREHGPETCAQAVALAEEFLLRQREAERDDNQVFEEEEEETASSSEAGRASSDIMQRQLTMETKQELGDNDGGDSSLLAGKGWMTTDDDEKYLPEDSDLEGPRGTSAWKEEENLSPCYEQDTSSASQEIMECWQKIQLDEEANQSVSCREGLEAPRETTIQIEIDAAGDGWESEEEEEVAGISSKRTEHEQLKEILWNRDGPMIEEGNHTGRKKHQSIPCQDGDFYDIPVQQEQAQNIRNKVLDAQWRIHTEAKPDQRLAFGMNFTEGKNLPEFQMLHEEQKPYRCFVCGKCFTRSTNLTSHQRIHTGEKPYGCPDCNKRFSSQSDLIKHKRIHRGEKPYKCFVCGKSFSQGGHLTSHQRIHTGEKPYKCLECGKNFSKNTNLTLHQRIHTGEKPYKCQECGKSFTWNSNLTSHQRIHTGEKPFKCSDCSKSFCNHSTLIKHMRIHTGEKPYKCFACGKSFSQSSSLTAHKRIHTGEKPYKCSECGKSYSKNTNLISHQRIHTVGKLHK; from the exons ATGAAAATGGAAAAGGATGTCTCTGATGGCCATACGCGAAGAGAGGAGTTAGAAGTCATAGGAAAGACCCCTCGTGTCCTCCAGGACAATGTAGGCCGCAAACCTAGGGTGGACTTTGAGGGAGAAACCAGACTTCCTGAAGCACTGCATTCTGGGGGAATGCTCCGAAAAGCATCTCTACATCAGGTGAAGGAAGAACAGGAGGAAGCTGTGGCCCAGTGTTGGGAGGCCCAATGGCAGGAATTCCTAAGGACAGTGGAATCCCCTCACTCCAGTTGGAGAGCCCTACAGTTGCCAGAGGAGCCCACACCATGGGATGACACAAAGGCCTTCCTGGCCTCCTTTGAGCAAGTGGCCGAAGCTTGCCAGTGGCCCAAGGGAGAGTGGACAGCCCGGCTCCTGCCAGCTCTCAGCGGAGAAGCCAAACTGGCCTTCCACAGCCTGGAGGTCGGAGACAGAGAGGATTATGGGAAAGTGAAGGCCATTATCCTGCGCTGGGACGCCCTCACCAGGGAGAGGTGGCGCCAACACTTCAGGCATTTCCGTTACCAGGAGGCCAAGGGGCCCAGAGGGGTTTACAGCCAACTCCAGGAGCTCTGCCGTCAGTGGCTGAAGGTGGAGAGGCACTccaaggagcagatcctggagctGCTGATCCTGGAGCAGCTCCTGACCGTCCTGCCACCAGAGATCCAGAGCTGGGTGAGGGAGCACGGCCCGGAGACCTGTGCCCAGGCGGTGGCCCTAGCGGAGGAGTTCTTGCTGAGGCAGCGAGAGGCTGAGAGAGATGATAACCAG GTatttgaggaggaagaggaggagactgCAAGTTCCTCCGAGGCTGGCAGGGCGTCGTCTGACATCATGCAGAGGCAGCTGACCATGGAAACCAAGCAGGAACTTGGTGACAATGACGGTGGGGATTCCAGCCTGTTGG CAGGCAAAGGATGGATGACCACAGATGATGATGAGAAATACTTGCCGGAAGATTCTGATCTGGAGGGACCACGTGGGACTTCAGCGTGGAAAGAAGAAGAGAATCTTTCTCCTTGTTATGAGCAGGATACTTCATCAGCCAGTCAGGAAATAATGGAGTGCTGGCAGAAAATCCAACTGGATGAGGAAGCAAATCAGTCCGTTTCTTGTAGGGAAGGTCTCGAAGCTCCCAGGGAAACCACAATCCAAATAGAAATTGATGCTG CAGGTGATGGGTGGGAgagtgaggaagaggaggaagtagCTGGGATATCATCCAAAAGAACTGAGCATGAACAGTTGAAAGAGATCCTTTGGAAtcgagatggaccaatgatagAGGAAGGAAACCACACAGGGAGAAAGAAACATCAATCCATTCCTTGTCAAGATGGGGACTTTTATGACAtaccagtccaacaagaacaagCACAAAACATAAGGAACAAGGTCCTTGATGCTCAGTGGAGAATCCACACAGAAGCAAAACCAGATCAAAGGTTAGCATTTGGGATGAACTTTACTGAGGGCAAAAATCTTCCAGAATTTCAAATGCTCCATGAAGAGCAAAAACCTTATAGATGCTTTGTGTGTGGAAAATGCTTCACACGGAGTAcaaaccttacttcacatcaaagaatccacacaggggagaagccatatggcTGCCCAGACTGTAACAAGAGATTTTCTAGTCAGTCAGATCTTATTAAGCATAAGAGAATTCACAGaggagaaaaaccatataaatgttttgtgtgtggaaagagctttagccaAGGTggtcaccttacttcacatcaaagaattcacacaggagagaaaccttataaatgcttggaatgtgggaaaAACTTTAGCAAGAACaccaaccttactttgcatcaaagaattcacacaggagagaaaccatacaaatgtcaagagtgtgggaagagcttcacttGGAATTcaaacctgacctcccatcaaagaatccatacaggggagaaaccatttaaatgctcaGATTGTAGCAAGAGCTTTTGTAATCACTCGACTCTTATTAAACATATgcgaatccacacaggggaaaaaccctataaatgctttgcatgtggaaagagctttagccaGAGCTCAAGCCTTACTGCGCATaagagaattcacactggggagaaaccatataagtgctctgaatgtggaaagagctataGTAAAAATACAAATCTTATTTCAcatcagagaattcacacagTGGGAAAGTTGCACAAGTAA
- the LOC133381343 gene encoding zinc finger protein with KRAB and SCAN domains 8-like isoform X3 yields the protein MKMEKDVSDGHTRREELEVIGKTPRVLQDNVGRKPRVDFEGETRLPEALHSGGMLRKASLHQVKEEQEEAVAQCWEAQWQEFLRTVESPHSSWRALQLPEEPTPWDDTKAFLASFEQVAEACQWPKGEWTARLLPALSGEAKLAFHSLEVGDREDYGKVKAIILRWDALTRERWRQHFRHFRYQEAKGPRGVYSQLQELCRQWLKVERHSKEQILELLILEQLLTVLPPEIQSWVREHGPETCAQAVALAEEFLLRQREAERDDNQVFEEEEEETASSSEAGRASSDIMQRQLTMETKQELGDNDGGDSSLLGKGWMTTDDDEKYLPEDSDLEGPRGTSAWKEEENLSPCYEQDTSSASQEIMECWQKIQLDEEANQSVSCREGLEAPRETTIQIEIDAAGDGWESEEEEEVAGISSKRTEHEQLKEILWNRDGPMIEEGNHTGRKKHQSIPCQDGDFYDIPVQQEQAQNIRNKVLDAQWRIHTEAKPDQRLAFGMNFTEGKNLPEFQMLHEEQKPYRCFVCGKCFTRSTNLTSHQRIHTGEKPYGCPDCNKRFSSQSDLIKHKRIHRGEKPYKCFVCGKSFSQGGHLTSHQRIHTGEKPYKCLECGKNFSKNTNLTLHQRIHTGEKPYKCQECGKSFTWNSNLTSHQRIHTGEKPFKCSDCSKSFCNHSTLIKHMRIHTGEKPYKCFACGKSFSQSSSLTAHKRIHTGEKPYKCSECGKSYSKNTNLISHQRIHTVGKLHK from the exons ATGAAAATGGAAAAGGATGTCTCTGATGGCCATACGCGAAGAGAGGAGTTAGAAGTCATAGGAAAGACCCCTCGTGTCCTCCAGGACAATGTAGGCCGCAAACCTAGGGTGGACTTTGAGGGAGAAACCAGACTTCCTGAAGCACTGCATTCTGGGGGAATGCTCCGAAAAGCATCTCTACATCAGGTGAAGGAAGAACAGGAGGAAGCTGTGGCCCAGTGTTGGGAGGCCCAATGGCAGGAATTCCTAAGGACAGTGGAATCCCCTCACTCCAGTTGGAGAGCCCTACAGTTGCCAGAGGAGCCCACACCATGGGATGACACAAAGGCCTTCCTGGCCTCCTTTGAGCAAGTGGCCGAAGCTTGCCAGTGGCCCAAGGGAGAGTGGACAGCCCGGCTCCTGCCAGCTCTCAGCGGAGAAGCCAAACTGGCCTTCCACAGCCTGGAGGTCGGAGACAGAGAGGATTATGGGAAAGTGAAGGCCATTATCCTGCGCTGGGACGCCCTCACCAGGGAGAGGTGGCGCCAACACTTCAGGCATTTCCGTTACCAGGAGGCCAAGGGGCCCAGAGGGGTTTACAGCCAACTCCAGGAGCTCTGCCGTCAGTGGCTGAAGGTGGAGAGGCACTccaaggagcagatcctggagctGCTGATCCTGGAGCAGCTCCTGACCGTCCTGCCACCAGAGATCCAGAGCTGGGTGAGGGAGCACGGCCCGGAGACCTGTGCCCAGGCGGTGGCCCTAGCGGAGGAGTTCTTGCTGAGGCAGCGAGAGGCTGAGAGAGATGATAACCAG GTatttgaggaggaagaggaggagactgCAAGTTCCTCCGAGGCTGGCAGGGCGTCGTCTGACATCATGCAGAGGCAGCTGACCATGGAAACCAAGCAGGAACTTGGTGACAATGACGGTGGGGATTCCAGCCTGTTGG GCAAAGGATGGATGACCACAGATGATGATGAGAAATACTTGCCGGAAGATTCTGATCTGGAGGGACCACGTGGGACTTCAGCGTGGAAAGAAGAAGAGAATCTTTCTCCTTGTTATGAGCAGGATACTTCATCAGCCAGTCAGGAAATAATGGAGTGCTGGCAGAAAATCCAACTGGATGAGGAAGCAAATCAGTCCGTTTCTTGTAGGGAAGGTCTCGAAGCTCCCAGGGAAACCACAATCCAAATAGAAATTGATGCTG CAGGTGATGGGTGGGAgagtgaggaagaggaggaagtagCTGGGATATCATCCAAAAGAACTGAGCATGAACAGTTGAAAGAGATCCTTTGGAAtcgagatggaccaatgatagAGGAAGGAAACCACACAGGGAGAAAGAAACATCAATCCATTCCTTGTCAAGATGGGGACTTTTATGACAtaccagtccaacaagaacaagCACAAAACATAAGGAACAAGGTCCTTGATGCTCAGTGGAGAATCCACACAGAAGCAAAACCAGATCAAAGGTTAGCATTTGGGATGAACTTTACTGAGGGCAAAAATCTTCCAGAATTTCAAATGCTCCATGAAGAGCAAAAACCTTATAGATGCTTTGTGTGTGGAAAATGCTTCACACGGAGTAcaaaccttacttcacatcaaagaatccacacaggggagaagccatatggcTGCCCAGACTGTAACAAGAGATTTTCTAGTCAGTCAGATCTTATTAAGCATAAGAGAATTCACAGaggagaaaaaccatataaatgttttgtgtgtggaaagagctttagccaAGGTggtcaccttacttcacatcaaagaattcacacaggagagaaaccttataaatgcttggaatgtgggaaaAACTTTAGCAAGAACaccaaccttactttgcatcaaagaattcacacaggagagaaaccatacaaatgtcaagagtgtgggaagagcttcacttGGAATTcaaacctgacctcccatcaaagaatccatacaggggagaaaccatttaaatgctcaGATTGTAGCAAGAGCTTTTGTAATCACTCGACTCTTATTAAACATATgcgaatccacacaggggaaaaaccctataaatgctttgcatgtggaaagagctttagccaGAGCTCAAGCCTTACTGCGCATaagagaattcacactggggagaaaccatataagtgctctgaatgtggaaagagctataGTAAAAATACAAATCTTATTTCAcatcagagaattcacacagTGGGAAAGTTGCACAAGTAA
- the LOC133381347 gene encoding zinc finger protein 737-like isoform X1, with protein sequence MEEDNPSCPLGAGLEETEESPLAADVQERENRGERYGTPGDGMEAEVEEENLGHQYEPMRQEGNETGQRRHQSVPGLLGIFLEQEQRAEECLAADLRIHKGKKQNQCSKSGESSGNAAEFPADITWHPCLACGKLFSCITGLRLHQIVHAQAGYQCEECGVNFNCQSSLTAHRKGHTGGKPYRCLVCGKTFMLSSNQTVHQRTCGEEKTPVKV encoded by the exons ATGGAAGAAGACAATCCCTCTTGTCCATTAGGAGCCGGATTGGAAGAAACAGAAGAATCCCCTCTAG CAGCTGATGTGCAGGAGAGGGAGAATAGAGGAGAACGGTATGGGACCCCAGGAGACGGAATGGAGGCTGAAGTGGAAGAAGAGAACTTAGGCCATCAATATGAACCGATGAGGCAAGAAGGAAATGAGACAGGGCAGAGGAGGCATCAATCTGTGCCTGGTCTGCTTGGAATCTTCCTTGAACAAGAACAGAGAGCCGAGGAGTGTCTTGCTGCTGATTTGAGAATCCACAAAGGGAAAAAACAAAACCAGTGCTCAAAATCTGGGGAAAGCAGtggaaatgctgctgaatttccaGCAGATATAACGTGGCACCCGTGTTTGGCCTGTGGGAAGCTTTTCAGCTGCATTACTGGTCTGAGATTGCACCAAATCGTTCACGCACAGGCAGGCTATCAATGTGAAGAATGTGGAGTAAACTTCAATTGCCAATCCAGCCTGACAGCCCACAGAAAAGGTCACACAGGAGGGAAACCCTATAGATGCCTGGTCTGTGGAAAAACCTTTATGCTATCATCAAACCAgactgtgcatcaaagaacttGTGGGGAAGAAAAAACCCCTGTAAAGGTTTAG
- the LOC133381347 gene encoding zinc finger protein 737-like isoform X2, whose protein sequence is MEEDNPSCPLGAGLEETEESPLADVQERENRGERYGTPGDGMEAEVEEENLGHQYEPMRQEGNETGQRRHQSVPGLLGIFLEQEQRAEECLAADLRIHKGKKQNQCSKSGESSGNAAEFPADITWHPCLACGKLFSCITGLRLHQIVHAQAGYQCEECGVNFNCQSSLTAHRKGHTGGKPYRCLVCGKTFMLSSNQTVHQRTCGEEKTPVKV, encoded by the exons ATGGAAGAAGACAATCCCTCTTGTCCATTAGGAGCCGGATTGGAAGAAACAGAAGAATCCCCTCTAG CTGATGTGCAGGAGAGGGAGAATAGAGGAGAACGGTATGGGACCCCAGGAGACGGAATGGAGGCTGAAGTGGAAGAAGAGAACTTAGGCCATCAATATGAACCGATGAGGCAAGAAGGAAATGAGACAGGGCAGAGGAGGCATCAATCTGTGCCTGGTCTGCTTGGAATCTTCCTTGAACAAGAACAGAGAGCCGAGGAGTGTCTTGCTGCTGATTTGAGAATCCACAAAGGGAAAAAACAAAACCAGTGCTCAAAATCTGGGGAAAGCAGtggaaatgctgctgaatttccaGCAGATATAACGTGGCACCCGTGTTTGGCCTGTGGGAAGCTTTTCAGCTGCATTACTGGTCTGAGATTGCACCAAATCGTTCACGCACAGGCAGGCTATCAATGTGAAGAATGTGGAGTAAACTTCAATTGCCAATCCAGCCTGACAGCCCACAGAAAAGGTCACACAGGAGGGAAACCCTATAGATGCCTGGTCTGTGGAAAAACCTTTATGCTATCATCAAACCAgactgtgcatcaaagaacttGTGGGGAAGAAAAAACCCCTGTAAAGGTTTAG